In Citrus sinensis cultivar Valencia sweet orange chromosome 3, DVS_A1.0, whole genome shotgun sequence, the sequence CTGGAGTTCAAAAGTCTGGTACTTGGAGACTTAGCAGATAATAGTTCTGCAGATGCGATGCTTGGAGGATTGGAAACATGGAATTCAAGTTCGGATTGCTGCCGATGGGAAATGGTGAGATGCCGTTCTCGTGGACCATCACAAGAGGTGACTGGCCTTGATCTTAACAATCTTTTTCCATTGGATTCCATCGTAACTTCAGTTGTTTTGGCGCCAATTTTTCGAATAAGAAGCCTCATGACGCTTGACCTCTCCTACAATTCAATGCAAGGTGAAGTTCCCGGAACTGGTTTTGCGAATTTAACCAGACTTACATATCTTGACTTGAAGGATAACAACCTCAATGGTTCCATTCCAAGTCAGTTATTCAATTTGAGATATCTAGAGTTTCTTGATCTCAGTGCTAATGCCATTGAGGGGAAATTAAGTAGCAGGGTTGCAGGCCTTAAGAACTTGAAGCAGTTGATCCTCGATGATAATTTGATCCAAGGACAGATTCCTGCCGAGATCGGAAACCTCACAAATTTGCACAAGTTGTCACTTCGCCAGAACAAATTCTCTGGAGGAATACCATTGTCATTGCTGCAACTGCGGAAGCTTGAAACATTGGACCTGCAAAGGAATTCGCTATCTGGGGAGATTCCAGAGGATATAGGGACCTTGGCGAACATCACAATTCTGGCCTTAAGCAATAATGCTTTGACTGGTGCAATTCCACAGTCAATTCGAAACATGACCAAATTGGTAACACTCAGATTGGATAGTAATGTTCTCTCTGGTGAGATTTCAACTTGGTTATTTGATCTGCAGGGTATGAAGAGCTTGTATCTGGGAGGAAATAAACTTAAATGGAACGACAATGTCAGCATTGTTCCCAAATGTATGTTGACTGAATTATCATTGAGATCCTGCAGCGTTAGAGGGTCAATTCCTCTCTGGCTTTCCACTCAAACAGAGCTTACATTCTTGGACTTGAGTGAGAATGAGCTCGAAGGAACTTACCCACAGTGGCTATCAGAACTAAATCTTGGAACAGTTATATTATCAGACAACATGTTGACAGGTTCTCTGCCTCCCCCTTTGTTTGAATCTCGAAATTTATCAGTCCTTGTTCTCTCAAGAAACAACTTTTCTGGTGAATTGCCTGAAACCATTGGTCAAAGCACTTCAGTTATGGTACTTATGCTGTCCAGTAACAACTTTTCTGGGCATGTGCCAAAATCTATATCCAATATTTATCGATTGTTGGTGCTCGACTTATCAAATAACAGCTTTTCTGGTGAGTTTCCAGCTTTTGGTTCAGATTCATTGGTGGGACATGTTGATATATCTTCTAATAGATTCTCAGGTGAGGTTCCTTCATCTTTTGGAGTAACCATACTTATGCTCTCACTAAGCGAAAACAAGTTCTCTGGGCAATTGCCTCAAAATCTAAGTAACCTGAGCCTGCTTCAACACCTTGACCTTCATGACAACAATCTTACCGGTGAGTTTCCAGCATTTCTCTCTCAgttgtcttctcttcaagtACTTAATCTCCGAAACACTGCCCTCGAAGGATCAATCACCGATGGCCTGTCAAATCTCACTAGTCTACAAATCCTGGATCTCTCCAACAACAACCTTCTAGGAAAAATCCCATCAAGCTTCGGAAACCTTCAAGGAATGATTGATACTCCTAGTATCTTACCAACACTGCCTGAAATTTTCAGCTTTCCGGTTGAAATCCAAGATTTGATAGTCAACTGGAAGAATTCCAAACGAGGACTCTCCAGCAAAAGCCTGGCAATCTATTCTCTCATGGACTTGTCAAACAACCAGTTATCTGGTGAAATTCCATCATCTCTAGGCAGTCTCAAAGGCCTGAAGTCACTTAACCTGTCTTACAATCAACTCCAGGGCAACATTCCCTCAACTTTCGGCAACCTGGAGATTTTAGAGACCCTGGATTTGTCACACAATAGCCTGTCTGGAAAAATTCCACAAACGTTTGCCAAGCTCCAACAACTGACCTCATTATACCTGAGCAACAACAAGCTCTCGGGTCGAATTCCTGAGAGCCCTCAAATGGACAGGCAGATTGATCCAGTCATATATGCAAACAACAGTGGCCTGTGTGGGATGCAAATCCAGGTTGTTTGTCCTGAAGATGTGCAACCACCACCTGATTCAGTGCCAGAGGAgatggagaaagaagaaacaggAATGTTTTCATGGAAAGCCACAGCCATAGGGTACCCTGTTGGCTTCTTATCTGCAACTGCAGTTATGTATGTGATTGGTTACTTCAATTCTGTACCAAAATCTTCAGTTTCGCGGGCTAAGTCATCAAGAAGCAAGAAGTTCCGGGATCATGGAGCCTAGACCTAAAGAGATTAATCAATGTGCACGTCCGTATGGTCTAATTATACTGAGCAGGAAAATTGTGTAAACTTGCAATGCAAAGCAATCTTGTCATGTGAAGATGCGAGCTTAACGCCTAATCACATGTTGGGATTAAATATTTGCAATTTTCTAAGGAGTTTTATCGTTTTTCAATTAAAGcatataataaatttcatgAGTTAATTGCATGATCCAAAATTAGttatgatgaaaaattgtATGCTTCTTGAAACTGCATTTTTCAGactaacaaatatttaatgcATATATCAATGGATGTCAAATATCTTTCGTAATGTaatgctaaaaaataaaaattaacatttggaaataattaattttagattaaattttgaaatactaaattttacaaaatatttcataaaatgtttaataaatttggaTTATGAGACAAtcatttatgaaataatttttttatacatgtttggtaaattaattataaaagtatGGTGTGCGTGCATACATACAAAAAAGGAGGTGTAATTAATATGcttttattacatatttaaatgcttacaataaattaaaaagatatcATGTgaccaaggaaaaaaaaaattgctaacGTGTATTGATTTTTTCATATGTTTCAGAACTTTGGCATGAGATTACACTGTTCCTTATTACTCAGTTTAATGGTCAAATTAAGTCCATAGACccaaatgtaaaaaaattgaaataatatggGTCTATTTGTCAAAATCTTGAGACCACTGGTTTTTCTAACTAATGGTTAAAACAATATGGATTGCAGTGTTAGTAATCCAGTCAACGCATCCGTACCATTAAATTCCTTTTcagcataaattttattcttaacaAAATAGACAGTTTGAAGAAACGCACAATTAAAACTCAACTTATCACATACATAAAATGACTATGTGAAACTAAAGGCTTGTCTAGGGAAACACTTACTGTAAGGCGAGCAAACCTTCCACGAGTAGAAGAAGCAGTGTTCGAGTCTGTTTTGATCACCGTACTCACCATCTGACCAAGTTTTTGTAGAACTTTCTGGTTGTAGAGATGGACCGCAAGGCCAGGTAAGCGAATCCATACAGTGACTTGGTCAAGAACCGTTTTGGTGAAATCAAAAGAGGGTGACCATGGCTGGACTGTTAAATAATGCCCCATTATAATCCAAGGGCCTTTAGTTAGGGCATCAACCGCTTCCCCAGCAGATCGAAAACGaatcagaaaataattattttctaagtcAATTACCGAGTATGTCATGGTTATTCTCCACAACGCATGTCAATAGAGATATCTCAATTTCTCaagaagatatttaaaaacttaatcaagaTGCACTCTAACGCTCATAGTTGAAGCATCACAACGCTCAGGAATGTAAAATTTAAGCCATTTGAGATTTGACATATTTGCAAAGGTCTCAGAACTCATAGGGATCTCCTTTGTTTTGGACAAATCAAGGAATATGTCCTCAATTGCTTTAGTGCCCTtttaaacaaacaaagaatGATAGAAATATACCATGTTGTTCTCTAACTCTTGATTGAGGCCCagtttatcaaaaaaaaaaaacaaattcaacaccaaatcatcaataaatctaaaaaatacacaataaaaattgaaaacaaaaataaaataccatCTACCTTAAAGATAAAGAGAACAAAGATTggttaagaaaataatatttacaaatatttataaattgatgtaaaaacgtaaaattaacatatattaaataagcaaatatgttggagtatttttttaaataaataagcaaaaattttatttttcaatctcCTTCGTTCCatttttaatatcttattCTCATCTATTTGAgcttaattctattaaaaataaataaattcgaACACACAGTGTTTTAATGGTTTATGCAATCTGTAAAAGAGTGGGACTATTAACACCCTAtaactttcttttcaaaccccttttctatcaaaatctactttaatttccaaaatatcattttccattttttcattttttattcaaaaagaaaaataattcagtTTCTTCCAAACAACtctaattacaaatattatttttataaaattttgaattattaaatcatacatattttactcaaaaaaatcaaatacatgTATCAATTAGGTAGAATTAAAGTGGACTCaaataactattatttattttttaaattaaaaataagttttgtaaatttcttaagaaaaagTTGTTTGTGAGGAAATAAGAACTGTAAAAGATTTTGGTGTAGTTGTATGGGtgtaaagaattaaaaaatatatataatagtataattagatttattttatcctttaatgtaatttgcaataaaaaaagggTTTTGCGAGGTTatagaggggtgccaatagttcAACTCGTAAAAGAGTGGGACTATTAGCACCCTGTAACTTTCTTTGTAAAATCCAAATGAAATTAGGGTATGGGATAGTATGGTCATTTGGCAGGCAACGAGCCacttcaaaaccctaaactaAAACCCTAAAGCTAACGCAGACGGAGTCGCGCGCTTGTAATAACACTAAGCCCCTTGTCGTTTCTCCTAAAATCAACCCAAACccagattaaaaaaatgagaccCCCGAGAGGAGGAGGCGGTTTCAGGGGAGGAAGAGACGGCGGCCGTGGTGGAAGGGGCGGCGGCCGTTTTGGTGGAGGCGGTCGTGGCGGTGGCGGTCGAGGTGGTTTTGGGTTCCGTGACGAAGGACCTCCTGCCGAAGTTGTTGGTTcgtgtttctttctttcttgtgCTGTCTTTTCTTGTTTGATTGCTGAGAAAATAGAGGGAAAACGTTTGCTTTATTGTGCTTGTTTGGATGTTTGGGATACTGTCAGTTTGTCCAACGgaagagaattaaaaaaaaaaaagtgatggGTGAAGAGTAAAAGGTTATAAAAAGACTGGATTTTGGTCAGTGAGTTGGaagtaatttcattattttgaaaagcaaaaacctgatgaattttttttcttgtaatgtAATCGCTTTGAAAATGATTGGATaatgtgtttgattattttgttataactATTTTCCTTGTTATTTGTAGAGATATCTTCGTTTCTTCATGCGTGTGAAGGTGATGCTGTGACAAAGCTCACCAATGAGAAAATACCTTTCTTTAATGCTCCAATCTATCTGCAAAACAAGACCCAGATAGGGAAagttgatgaaatttttggtCCCATTAATGAATCTGTGAGTATTCATTTTGGTTTTCATGTTGATAATTTGTTGTACTACCTATTttgattaagttttgatgtggTTTATTCTACTGTCATTGCAGTATTTTTCGGTCAAAATGATGGAAGGTATTGTTGCAACTTCATATTCACCGGGTGATAAGTTCTACATTGACCCAAGCAAGCTGTTGCCTCTTGCTAGATTTCTTCCGCAACCAAAGTGAGTTTTCTGTCCCTATCCGTCACTCTGTTAGAAACAATGAGTCATTTTACCTAGTAAAGAATCTGTTATGTTGTTGAAGATGTTCTGTGTCCCATTGGTACTAAACTCCTCCTAGAGTTGAACCTTCAATTCGTGGTGCAGAATAGTTCCTTCTCTCCTGGGGTGAGACATCACCTTCATGGGAGCATATGAGGTTATTGATTGAACCTTTTAATTAACCAACAACAGACCTTTGGATGACCTGGCACCAGTTCAGTGGTGCAAGTCATTCCTAAGGAGTTGGTTATTACTTTGACCGCCTGCACTTGCCCGAGTTAGTTGGCTTTTGATCAGTGAGGTAGTTTCTGTTCTATTCCTGATCCGCCAAGATGTATTACATCTTCGCATTAGGCTGTCATTGCCTATATGGTCCTTGAGTGAcgttcagtttttttttttttttaataaatcaaataatgatGGCATGCATTATTATTGCAGGGGACAGGCACAAGCTGGTGCAAGAGGCGGCCGTGGAGGAGGCGGCTTTAGGGGCAGAGGAGGTGGTAGAGGTGGAGGCCGTGGTCGTGGTGGAGGAGGAGGTGGCTTTAGGGGCAGAGGTGGACCTCCTAGAGGTGGTCGTGGTGGTGGCTTTAGGGGCAGAGGAAGGTTTTAGAACACACTGTAGTTCTACTAGTGATTTTCTccctttgtttttcttctctaaAGCCCCATTGTGTTCACATCAAAAACTGAGTTCTGATTTAAACATGAACTGCTGTTTTCTATTGCACTAGTTcttgtttcatgtttatgtttttataGTTCTCCTGGCTGGTGGTGATGCCTTGAGAGTAATTATCATCTTTGGAAGAAAGCCTCAATGGTCATTTGTGGATTGCAGataaccataaaaaattaccatTCAATTCCATGTGCATAAAAGCCGTTAAACTTCATGCACTCTGAATTCTTTAGATTGGATAAGATATAGTCCGTTCCGCCATAGGAATACAGAAAACCAGAACCAGAAAAACTCAGGGAGTAATTGAAGGTAAGGCAACATAAAATGCCAAAAACCTACGGTTAAATTTCTCCACATGGAGTTGAATAAGGGCTCTTATTGAAATTCTTACATAATTATTCAACATAGCTAAATAACTACTCAAGCTTCCCAACCTCTGAGAACTGTGGCCCTTGCAACACGGTTAACTCCAAGGGTAAAAGCTCCCATACGAAGATCACAATTGTGGGTTCTGCACATCTCCTTCACATCTTTGAACCCTCTGGTCATGTAAGTCTTAAGCTCATTGTTCACTTTCTCTTCATCCCACATGAACCCTTGGATGTTCTGTAATTTGcacaaaaacataaaaatacatCAATACATTTTGGACCGATCTGGCCCACAAATTTATCACCTGCtggaaaagaaagcaaaatacCAGTTAAATATGTGAATCTATGGGTGAAGTATATATGGTTCCTGTGAAATGATAATCAAAATCACGCTTCTATGGTATGCTCATTTTAAGCTTGATAATTGTTCCGACATAGAAAGCAAAATGTGGTTAagcacatttttcttttataagtaaaaataagttatataGATGAATCAATGTTgctaaaatgttaaaatactGATAACTTCATAGAAAAAATAACAGGTTTCAAGCTTTTAGAAAACACAGCAGAGCAATAAAgaagttaaaattatataataccTGCACCCACTCAAAGTAACTAACAGTAACTCCTCCTGAGTTTGCATATATGTCTGGAAGAATTACCACACCTTTCTTTGACAAGATCTGCACATATAGCATAAGAATTATGGTACTAGTcttgtttttttctcttgaCACTATAACTCTAAGCTAGCACTAACCTCATCAGCCTCTGGGTCAGTGGGATGATTAGCAgcttcaataataaatttggcTTTGATGTCATTTGCATTTTCCCTTCAGGCAGACCAAAGAACAACAATTAGgtacaattataataataagaaatcaaCATGATTATCTACATGAGTTTTGAAGGGCagtctctttcttttttgtttatccaattagaaaattatgcagaagtcttttttttttgttgtgggggggcggggggggggggcgggggTTGAAGTAAACCTATTGATGACTCCCCCAAGGGCTGCAGGGATGAGAACGTCACAGTCCTCAATCAATATCGAATTTGAATCTATCGAATCTCCACCACTGAATCCTTTAACACCGCGATGTTCCTTTACATGCTTAAGTAGACTTGGAACATCAATGCCTTTGCTGTTTTTGATGGCTCCAGAGATGTCACTTACAGCAACAATCTTCCCACCTTTTTCACCAATTAGTCGAGCAGCCCAGGAACCGACATTTCCAAAACCCTGAAATGAAATATATCCTTAACATATGAGACTGAGGGATAAAACAATTGTATAAACCATTCCCTTCTCCTAAATTGTTTGCTGAACCTAGACAATGATCAACCTGATACAGTATAAACTTGCACCTGTATAACAAATCGTTGTCCAGCAATGTTCTTCCCGTGCTCATTGAGCAGGGCCTCCATAGCAAAAAGCACTCCTCTTCCTGTAGCTGCATCTCTGCCTAGAGACCCGCCAAGATCCTAATTTAGAAAAAcaatatacaaattaaataaattaaggagaaaatttacatttaaaatacTCCCTCCATACTGAGCCAGttatgaccaaaaaaaaaaaaaaaatgttcgcTGTCAATctgtttctttaaaaatacaaCGAAAGAAATATGTAACAAGTAACAGCTATTTGTCAAATATTATTGGAAGGGGGCAAAAAATCCTTTGATCAACCTCTTCTGtttcttcataaaattttcaaaaatgacTTTAAAAGACAGATGCCAATGATCAGTAACAATTGCgtatccaaaaaaaataaaaaaattaaaaaaaatattctatcAACCCATCCtgttaattattcaaaaaaattatcaaaacataACTTGTAACAACGGGTGCCAATAATCATGAAAAGAATAACTCCAAAACCACCTGCCAATCAGTAGAAACATGCAATATCACTACTCCAAGTCCATAGCCTAGAACGACTTCACAACCGCAAATGCAAAGATTTATcttcaatatatataatacttaCGATGGGTTTTCCCGTCACAACAGCTGGCGAGTGGCCATGAAATTTGGAATACTCATCCAGTATCCATGCCATAGTCTgtttaatcaaacaaaaagcaaatttGAAGTATCAAAATCAGGACCAAAGTGAATATCTCCAATACAAAAGTATTTCATTTCATCCCTTTtgctaaaaattaaagaaagaataaaatcaaCACTCAGCCATTTCTAAGCCGAAGGGAAGTTTTCATACCTGAGGACCTGTCCCCATATCAGGAGCAGGAACATCTGCATGAATTCCTATCAGATCATGAATCTTTTGGGTAAAAACTCTGGTAAGCCTCTCTAGCTCAGATATGCTTAAATCCACTGGATTACATCCTATTCCACCTTTAGCACCACCATATGGGATATTTGCTACAGCTGTCTTCCATGTCATGAGTTGAGCTAATGCATTAACCTCATCTGGGTCAACCTACATTGTCACAAAATCATCAGAACTGAAACTCCAGATAGTCTAgtaaaaatagtttttgagatattttgCTAACTTCAGGCAAAAGTAAACAGAATCTTGACATAACCGCCTAACTCTcctacttttttattttcaaaaagggCTATGTAAAGCTCGATAGGATTTCAATCAGACACTAGAATGCATACAACCTCAGGATGATATCTGATTCCCCCCTTCATAGGTCCCCTAGCATTGTCATGCTGAATTCTGAACCCAACAAAAGAGGCCAAGGTGCCATCATCTTTGGGTATGGTGCACTCAACCTGCAATTTCATATAAAATCCATTCATTGTTAGATAAAGTATCAATGTGAAACTGGATTAATACCAAGTACCAAGTAGTTGTATGGTACCAGATATGCAAATGCAGGAACCCAAACCAATTCAAGCATGTAGTGAAAAATCACTAATTGCAAATCTACTTCActtgttaatttcattagaTGAAGGTTACATTCACTAATAACGCATCAAAAATATCACCTTGATTTCCCTGAAAGGAATAAGTAAACTTTTCTCCAGCTTAGAGTCCAATCCCAGCAGCCTTGCTGCCAGCTTAAAGTTTCTGTTAGTGGCAACTAATGCATTCATGGTTGTATCAGCACTCCTGAAAAGCTAAAGACAAAATATTAGACGTCTTGGTATGGCTCTAAAGAtgatgaatataaataaatttaaaccaTCTTCTCCACGGTTAAGTCAACATCAAAGGAGAAGAAATATTACACATGTGAGACGGAAGAAGTCAGAATATTATTATACCATAACAGAATATCATCACATGCGATATATTCAAAACATGATAATTCTAATGGAGATTGAACtaagaatatcaaaattaatttaaattactggATAATCTGCTAATTACAAAGCAAGGGATTACTTGTTTATTCAAACTATGTTGTGCTAGTCAGCAATGAATTAAGTTTTATCCAGAAACTCATGTCTCACATTAAGAACTAATTTATCAGCAGATCTTTCCAGGGCCGcatgtaatattttaatgaacaCTTGTATTAATGTATAATAAGTAGCTGTCCACTCCTAATCTCCAAATAATTGCAGTCATTTTGCAGCAATATCTCCTATTTCAGGTACTATAGAAAATCTACCAGCCATTATAACAGACtataacaatttatttaactaattaatgatGTCTGACCCCATCAATCTGCATTATTTCCAAATCTCTATGCTcgcttatttttttcatttgcaaGTTCTGGAcactttgaaaatttgatgtCTGTTATACCAAGTATATCAAGTTCCAAAAAGGTGACCATCAGAAGGTTATAATCCATGCAAAGCTTAAACTACCAACCTCTCAGTAACCACATCATCTTAGCATATTTGGTTTGGCCTTTTCACTAACCTAAACCAGCAAAATATGCCTTATAAGGTTTACATTTCTATCATGCTGCTCTTTTGCCTTACACCGTGTTTGCATTACCACGCTGCCGTCATTGAAAAAGATTGAAGCAATAGAAAAAACTGATAGAAAAATGGGTCTCATGATTCACACCAGGACTAAATTTAGAGAAATTGTGCCATGCCTGAAATGTGACataaattaagttttgatttgaCCACATGGTTAATATAATATCTTCCACAAGGCAAGATTGTTACaatcttaaaaattaagtgGGGCCTTAAGAAATAAGGAATCTCTAGAAGTATGATCTGTGTTTGAGAATTGATTTCATACCATGgcaatatttgtatttaaagGCGGCTGGGGGATAAGATTAAGGACTAAAGAAAGTTTAATGCAATTGTTCTGGCTGCTTGACCAACTTAAgagtcttaaaaaaattgtaaaataatcaaattgatAAACTCTTGAGTTCATGATCACGTCTAATTCCAATGGAAGCTTGTGTTTGACATTAGCATTGGACAGAAACAAAACCAACTACAATGTGCAATGCATTTCATTAAGAGTGGAGGCTCATTTTAGCACCACTTATATATCATCTAGCAAAGccaatgtataaaataatccCAGGATGTCGATTCAAAAGcttcttattaaaatcaatattccAGCAAAGCTAGctctattttaaattaaaatacacataaaaaaagataaaccCAAAAAGCTTtactaaaaatagaaaatcagtTGCAGGAGGCGCTATTTGTGATGGCAATTGGCAAGTGATAAAAAGGCAAGTCATCACTAGTAAAAGAATGACTTggtgaaaacaaataaactgCCAAGACAACAAAGTCAGGAAAAGGGCCTTAAAATTAGTGCATCTATTTCTAATGAAGTCAACAAAATTGATTACATTAAACAAGATAAACAACAAGATCTAGAAAAATCTCCAAGAAAAAGGACAGAAGACTTGAAGAAAGCAACTTTAAAAGCTCTTACCAAATATCAAAGAGGAAGCTTTGAACCCAAAACCCAGAAGCTTAACCTGATTACAGCTTCAACAAAGGACTGTAAATACTGAGCCTCAAGTTAAAACTTGGTGAATTAACGCATAAATAGCCATGAACCAAATGACCAGGAACAGAATCAGAATCCAATTCCTCAGAATCCAACACCCCACAAAGTTCTGACAAATCTTTGCATACAAATAAATGAGCAAACCAACGTCACACGAGAATATATGCTTCTTGACCACTAGCtaaagagagatgagaatGTCACAGATACATACATACAAACATACGTTGTAAGCAAAAACGTCGGCGACACAAATTGTTTTACAAGTTTGTGAATCCTACACAAAACCCATTTGCATGCACTGCAAGGGCCACCATAAGAGGGCTTTTGTTCGAcacattttcttaatttctttggtttttatttatatgggTTTCTGAATCAGGACAAGATAATGACCAAAGCAAAGCAGCTTTTGATTTTGGAAAACTATGGCAGTGGGGACCACTTCCATGCCGCCGGGTTTCTGTCTGCATACTGCATGTAACATGTTCTTCGGGAACAAATTTGTATCCAACATGAAAttccaaaacccaaaaaaaaaaaaaaaaaagagtaccCAACATGAAGCTTTGACATGtctgaattatttttgatacatttggaaatttcaattgccagggttctttttttttttttcaaaagattatCAGTGatactaattaaattacagaagtAGATAAATATTTCGAATGGATCATAATCCTGAGTCAAAAGATTGATTGGAGATGAATGGTAAGTTCAGGTCTTTAATGTTTGAAATCTACTCGGAATTGtaacttaaattttactcAGGAATTCGGatttattaagattaaaaaCTAGTCAAACGTTTCCCtgcatcatatatatatatatatatatatatatatatatatatatatatatatatatattcaaggACGgagtaataatttattaaaaaaaatgaacccTCGTACAGATGCTTCCCATTTGTTAAAGgtctttctattttaattttaaacatgCCTTttgccccttttttttttaaaaaaaaaatttcttagaCATAATCAACTAAGAGCATGGTACAATAATCtccaaataattgaatatcaAGAGTGGGGATTTACAATACAATATCAAAGTTAAATTCCCATATCTCCCCTTTTTACTGTGTTAATCGTTTTTCATAAGGTAATTACTCAATGTATGAgcataatttcttttacttgGGTCTTTTTACCCTACTAGtttttcaaaagtaaatatGTACGCAACAAGTCATTGTCCTGACAAATTGACCTCAAAAGACAAAGATAGATAAAGAGGTATACCTTCTATGTGTACTGTGGATTTCTCCTTTTTACTAAGACTGTATGGATGACATACCCCACCACCATGGAtgtttcaaatccaaaatcttTTCTGACATCATGGGTGTGTTGTGATTGCCTTGCACACGCTCAATCTAAATGACCTCA encodes:
- the LOC102619599 gene encoding receptor-like protein 46, encoding MANLSLLLATLLLSFSILNSTCLCCPEDQKAALLEFKSLVLGDLADNSSADAMLGGLETWNSSSDCCRWEMVRCRSRGPSQEVTGLDLNNLFPLDSIVTSVVLAPIFRIRSLMTLDLSYNSMQGEVPGTGFANLTRLTYLDLKDNNLNGSIPSQLFNLRYLEFLDLSANAIEGKLSSRVAGLKNLKQLILDDNLIQGQIPAEIGNLTNLHKLSLRQNKFSGGIPLSLLQLRKLETLDLQRNSLSGEIPEDIGTLANITILALSNNALTGAIPQSIRNMTKLVTLRLDSNVLSGEISTWLFDLQGMKSLYLGGNKLKWNDNVSIVPKCMLTELSLRSCSVRGSIPLWLSTQTELTFLDLSENELEGTYPQWLSELNLGTVILSDNMLTGSLPPPLFESRNLSVLVLSRNNFSGELPETIGQSTSVMVLMLSSNNFSGHVPKSISNIYRLLVLDLSNNSFSGEFPAFGSDSLVGHVDISSNRFSGEVPSSFGVTILMLSLSENKFSGQLPQNLSNLSLLQHLDLHDNNLTGEFPAFLSQLSSLQVLNLRNTALEGSITDGLSNLTSLQILDLSNNNLLGKIPSSFGNLQGMIDTPSILPTLPEIFSFPVEIQDLIVNWKNSKRGLSSKSLAIYSLMDLSNNQLSGEIPSSLGSLKGLKSLNLSYNQLQGNIPSTFGNLEILETLDLSHNSLSGKIPQTFAKLQQLTSLYLSNNKLSGRIPESPQMDRQIDPVIYANNSGLCGMQIQVVCPEDVQPPPDSVPEEMEKEETGMFSWKATAIGYPVGFLSATAVMYVIGYFNSVPKSSVSRAKSSRSKKFRDHGA
- the LOC102619891 gene encoding putative H/ACA ribonucleoprotein complex subunit 1-like protein 1 encodes the protein MRPPRGGGGFRGGRDGGRGGRGGGRFGGGGRGGGGRGGFGFRDEGPPAEVVEISSFLHACEGDAVTKLTNEKIPFFNAPIYLQNKTQIGKVDEIFGPINESYFSVKMMEGIVATSYSPGDKFYIDPSKLLPLARFLPQPKGQAQAGARGGRGGGGFRGRGGGRGGGRGRGGGGGGFRGRGGPPRGGRGGGFRGRGRF
- the LOC102620167 gene encoding glutamate dehydrogenase 1 — encoded protein: MNALVATNRNFKLAARLLGLDSKLEKSLLIPFREIKVECTIPKDDGTLASFVGFRIQHDNARGPMKGGIRYHPEVDPDEVNALAQLMTWKTAVANIPYGGAKGGIGCNPVDLSISELERLTRVFTQKIHDLIGIHADVPAPDMGTGPQTMAWILDEYSKFHGHSPAVVTGKPIDLGGSLGRDAATGRGVLFAMEALLNEHGKNIAGQRFVIQGFGNVGSWAARLIGEKGGKIVAVSDISGAIKNSKGIDVPSLLKHVKEHRGVKGFSGGDSIDSNSILIEDCDVLIPAALGGVINRENANDIKAKFIIEAANHPTDPEADEILSKKGVVILPDIYANSGGVTVSYFEWVQNIQGFMWDEEKVNNELKTYMTRGFKDVKEMCRTHNCDLRMGAFTLGVNRVARATVLRGWEA